A single region of the Triticum dicoccoides isolate Atlit2015 ecotype Zavitan chromosome 2B, WEW_v2.0, whole genome shotgun sequence genome encodes:
- the LOC119362998 gene encoding proteasome subunit alpha type-6-like: MSGSVGESSSSRRRTAAKSPRYDRSITVFSPEGRVFQVDYARNSVKLEGITSVAVRGADSVCVITQRTKAPADPLLDTADPAFMHLFQITERLGMLATGMPADGRALAQQARNEAAGFRYKWGYEMPPKMLAQWLGDRAQVRTQHAGMRPYRVVATVVGIDEEKGTPELFTCDPAGQVLGHKATSVGLEDQEAIEFLEEAMAGNSSLSFQETMEMAVSALRHVLEDNNQGHDIEVGVVRKNYPTFRTVLRRIYKNPLAGQNILDGEGQ; the protein is encoded by the exons ATGTCTGGCAGCGTCGGCGaaagcagcagcagccgccgccgcaccgCGGCGAAGTCCCCGCGCTACGACCGCAGCATCACCGTCTTCTCCCCCGAGGGCCGCGTCTTCCAAGTCG ACTATGCCCGCAACTCCGTGAAGCTGGAGGGGATCACCTCCGTCGCCGTGCGCGGCGCCGACTCCGTCTGCGTCATCACCCAGCGGACCAAGGCACCGGCG GACCCGTTGCTGGACACAGCGGACCCCGCCTTCATGCACCTGTTCCAGATCACCGAGCGGCTTGGTATGCTCGCCACGGGGATGCCAG CTGATGGGAGAGCATTAGCTCAGCAGGCAAGGAACGAAGCTGCAGGGTTCCGTTACAAGTGGGGATATGAAATGCCTCCTAAGATGTTGGCGCAATG GTTGGGAGACAGAGCACAAGTCCGCACCCAGCATGCTGGCATGAGACCTTACAGAGTTG TTGCTACGGTCGTGGGAATTGATGAAGAGAAAGGAACTCCAGAGCTCTTTACATGTGATCCCGCTGGACAAGTCCTTGGCCACAAG GCAACCAGCGTAGGTCTCGAGGATCAGGAAGCTATCGAGTTTCTCGAGGAAGCAATGGCGGGCAATTCCTCTTTATCATTCCAGGAAACCATGGAG ATGGCAGTGTCTGCACTGCGACACGTCCTGGAGGATAATAACCAAGGCCATGACATCGAG GTGGGAGTTGTCAGGAAGAATTATCCGACATTCAGAACTGTGTTGAGGCGCATCTACAAAAATCCGCTTGCAGGGCAGAACATCCTGGATGGAGAAGGCCAGTAA
- the LOC119362997 gene encoding protein STRICTOSIDINE SYNTHASE-LIKE 4-like has translation MALGGLFGTAAVAVVVSLAVHVALNCPIQPIPSTRPPAARYPPNNLLQGLEKLGEGQLSAPEDVYVDAAAGGTVYTATRDGWLQRMHPNGSWEQWRFVGGTGLLGIAPSADGSVLVCDADKGLLKVEEGRVTILASTVEGSTIRFADEAIEASDGTVYFSDASTRFGFDRWFHAYVEAHPTGRLLKYDPRTGKASVALDNLAFANGVALSKDEAFVIVCETGRFRCTRLWLKGDKTGQAETFVDDLPGGPDNIQLAPDGSFWVALIQRSPWLDLVMRWTFTKRVVASFPALLDAVHATGKGAMVAQVSEDGEVLRVLDDTQGKVINFITSVTEHDGYLFFGSLATNFVGKLSLAKVAQAQGQPAVSS, from the exons ATGGCGCTCGGTGGTCTGTTCGGCACGGCGGCGGTGGCCGTGGTCGTGTCGCTGGCGGTCCACGTCGCGCTCAACTGCCCCATCCAGCCGATCCCGTCGACGCGGCCGCCCGCCGCGCGCTACCCGCCTAATAACCTCCTCCAG GGGCTGGAGAAGCTGGGGGAAGGGCAGCTGAGCGCGCCGGAGGACGTGTACGTGGACGCGGCGGCGGGAGGGACGGTGTACACGGCGACGAGGGACGGGTGGCTACAGAGGATGCACCCCAACGGGTCGTGGGAGCAGTGGCGGTTCGTCGGCGGCACGGGCCTGCTCGGGATCGCGCCCTCCGCCGACGGCAGCGTGCTCGTCTGCGACGCCGACAAG GGATTACTGAAAGTTGAGGAGGGACGTGTGACCATTCTCGCCTCGACGGTCGAAGGTTCCACGATCAG GTTCGCCGACGAGGCGATCGAGGCATCGGACGGCACGGTCTACTTCAGCGACGCCAGCACCAGGTTCGGCTTCGACCGGTGGTTCCACGCCTACGTCGAGGCACACCCCACCGGCCGCCTCCTCAAGTACGACCCGCGCACCGGCAAGGCCTCCGTGGCGCTCGACAACCTCGCCTTCGCCAACGGCGTCGCCCTGTCGAAGGACGAGGCCTTCGTCATCGTCTGCGAGACAGGGAG GTTCAGATGCACGAGGCTGTGGCTGAAAGGGGACAAGACCGGCCAGGCGGAGACGTTCGTCGACGACCTTCCGGGGGGTCCGGATAACATCCAGCTAGCGCCAGACGGCTCCTTCTGGGTCGCCCTTATCCAG AGGTCGCCGTGGCTGGACCTGGTCATGCGCTGGACGTTCACCAAGAGGGTCGTCGCCTCGTTCCCGGCGCTGCTCGACGCGGTCCACGCCACGGGGAAAGGGGCGATGGTGGCGCAGGTGTCGGAAGACGGCGAGGTCCTCCGCGTGCTCGACgacacccaagggaaggtgatcaaCTTCATCACCTCAGTGACGGAGCACGACGGTTACCTCTTCTTCGGAAGCCTCGCGACCAACTTCGTGGGCAAGCTATCTCTGGCCAAGGTGGCACAGGCACAGGGCCAGCCGGCGGTTTCTTCCTAG